The following coding sequences are from one Paenibacillus tundrae window:
- a CDS encoding transporter substrate-binding domain-containing protein, which translates to MKKWSLLTVTTALLVALTGCSAGEETPTAAGADGAQAPTKIIVGTGTQFPNVAFIDDNNKLTGYDVELVREIDKRLDDYEFEFQTLEFTNLLLSLETNKIDMVAHQMEKNPEREEKYLFNKEAYSHWKNKIAVLKDDNAIQSIDDLKGKKVFTTATSAQAILLENYNKEHDNALEIVYSSGVANDFISQLKSKRVAASIAADFTLPLIDPNNDLKLVGAPLSESDTLFMFRKNDPEEQKLADRVDEVLKEIKADGTLKQLSEQWLGFDATESEIK; encoded by the coding sequence ATGAAAAAATGGTCACTTTTAACGGTTACTACTGCACTGCTTGTGGCGTTGACAGGATGCAGCGCTGGGGAGGAAACTCCGACAGCAGCAGGGGCAGATGGAGCACAGGCGCCGACCAAAATTATTGTAGGGACAGGCACGCAGTTTCCGAATGTAGCCTTTATTGACGATAATAACAAGCTGACAGGTTATGACGTAGAGCTGGTCAGAGAAATTGATAAACGTCTGGATGATTACGAGTTCGAGTTTCAGACCTTGGAGTTCACTAACTTACTGCTGAGCCTAGAAACGAACAAGATTGATATGGTTGCACATCAAATGGAGAAAAATCCGGAGCGCGAGGAGAAGTATCTGTTTAACAAAGAAGCATATTCACACTGGAAAAACAAAATTGCTGTTCTCAAAGACGATAACGCCATTCAATCGATTGACGATTTGAAGGGCAAAAAAGTATTTACAACAGCAACCAGTGCACAAGCAATCCTGTTGGAAAACTACAATAAAGAGCATGACAATGCACTTGAAATTGTTTATTCGAGCGGTGTAGCCAACGATTTCATCTCACAACTCAAGTCGAAACGGGTTGCAGCATCGATTGCTGCGGACTTCACGCTTCCACTGATTGATCCTAACAACGATTTGAAGCTAGTCGGTGCGCCGCTTAGTGAATCCGACACGTTGTTTATGTTCCGCAAAAATGACCCTGAAGAGCAGAAGCTCGCTGACCGTGTTGACGAGGTGCTGAAGGAAATTAAGGCGGACGGTACATTGAAGCAACTGAGTGAGCAATGGCTTGGGTTTGACGCTACGGAATCGGAGATCAAATAA
- a CDS encoding glycoside hydrolase has translation MGKTLSKSEGSPDAVVTVSGELRYQIIDNFGASDAWSMEPLGKHWTVENKNRLADLLFSREKGIGLSAWRFNIGAGSSVTDKDRIPDSWRRAEAFKMSEDGEYDWSKQSGQQWFLQAARDRGVEMLIAFVNSPPVWMTKNGHAQPDSEVGSTNLKQGYEGTFATFLLHILTHFQEIGLSFDYISPINEPTWDWNQAWQEGNRYNNEDMRRVILELHRQLQLTHLGTRISAPDGVEITSLLDDTYYRQFAGSGTYSSGANKLGTGQYREYIKALIGDPEMKEAVGNKIASHSYWSDYSHPGNDRLVRLRRLLSDNMNHYDASTKYWVTEYCILGDYGPGRDLGMEPALHVARTIHFDLVEANAAAWQWWTAVSKVDYKDGLIYTDFQEEGDEQNIVTSKMLWVLGNYSKFIRPGAQRIGLTGLGEEADSGLLGSAYVHDEEQTVTVVLVNHGARDKCIQLSLHNLGVNGFVSALECYVTNAGLDLVNMGCVKAGDEQSFFVTIPEQSVVTLTGVVQLS, from the coding sequence ATGGGGAAAACGCTATCGAAGTCAGAAGGGTCACCGGATGCGGTGGTAACGGTTAGTGGGGAGCTTCGCTACCAGATAATAGATAACTTTGGCGCATCGGATGCATGGTCCATGGAACCGTTAGGTAAGCATTGGACAGTGGAGAATAAAAACCGGTTGGCGGATCTGTTATTTTCGAGAGAGAAGGGCATCGGATTATCTGCATGGCGTTTCAATATTGGTGCAGGTTCCTCAGTAACAGATAAAGACCGAATTCCTGACTCTTGGAGACGCGCAGAAGCTTTCAAAATGTCGGAGGATGGAGAATACGACTGGAGCAAACAGTCCGGACAACAATGGTTCCTGCAGGCTGCACGTGATCGGGGGGTGGAGATGCTCATTGCATTTGTGAATAGTCCGCCGGTATGGATGACCAAAAACGGTCATGCCCAGCCAGATTCCGAAGTGGGCTCGACCAATCTGAAACAGGGGTATGAGGGGACATTTGCAACTTTTCTTCTACATATATTGACGCACTTTCAGGAGATTGGACTGTCCTTTGATTATATCAGCCCGATTAATGAGCCTACCTGGGACTGGAACCAGGCTTGGCAAGAGGGCAATCGCTATAACAACGAGGATATGAGACGTGTTATTCTGGAGCTGCATCGGCAATTGCAGTTAACCCATCTGGGAACACGGATTAGTGCACCTGACGGGGTGGAAATTACATCACTGCTGGATGACACGTATTATCGCCAGTTTGCAGGCAGTGGTACGTATTCAAGTGGTGCCAACAAGCTGGGTACAGGCCAATACCGGGAATACATCAAGGCGCTGATTGGCGACCCCGAGATGAAGGAAGCAGTAGGCAATAAAATAGCTTCACACTCCTACTGGTCGGATTATAGCCATCCGGGTAATGATCGGCTAGTTCGACTCAGACGGTTATTGAGTGACAATATGAACCATTATGATGCGAGCACCAAATATTGGGTGACGGAATATTGCATTTTGGGCGATTACGGCCCTGGTCGGGACCTGGGCATGGAGCCTGCACTGCATGTTGCACGGACCATTCATTTCGACCTGGTGGAAGCAAACGCAGCTGCGTGGCAGTGGTGGACGGCGGTATCCAAAGTGGACTATAAGGACGGACTGATCTACACCGATTTTCAGGAGGAGGGCGACGAACAGAACATTGTAACCTCCAAAATGTTGTGGGTGCTGGGCAACTACAGCAAATTCATTCGCCCCGGCGCACAGCGAATCGGCCTCACGGGTCTGGGTGAAGAAGCAGACAGCGGATTGCTGGGCTCTGCCTATGTGCATGATGAAGAGCAGACGGTGACCGTGGTCTTGGTGAATCATGGAGCACGAGACAAATGCATTCAGTTGAGCCTTCACAATCTAGGGGTGAACGGATTCGTTTCCGCACTGGAATGTTACGTGACCAATGCCGGGCTGGATTTGGTTAATATGGGGTGTGTTAAGGCAGGCGATGAACAATCCTTTTTCGTTACGATTCCAGAGCAATCGGTAGTGACGTTGACTGGTGTAGTGCAACTCAGCTAG
- a CDS encoding carbohydrate ABC transporter permease, producing MKTGTASGQRTAKKVGLERLTSTAYWFEFIKKWLWILVRFVLIFGISFVILYPILLKISISFKSMSDLYDPTVIWIPREFTLDNFKLVFTAMNYPSVLMNTLWLSTAVMLLQTITCVLAGYGFARIRFRGSGLLFAAVIFTILVPSQTIMIPLYLNFKNFDVLGLIELFRGSPANLINTYWPFLISALLGMGVKTGLYVYIFRQFFRGIPREIEEAAYVDGAGYFKTFGRIILPNAIPSMVTVMLFSFVWQWNDSFFTNMYLNEPKVMSSMMSSSGYTIATYLTGGGQAAESYTQDPFFMSMMMNTSVLMAILPLLINYLFVQRHFVESVERSGLVG from the coding sequence ATGAAGACAGGAACCGCATCAGGGCAGCGAACTGCAAAAAAAGTAGGGCTAGAGCGCCTAACTTCTACTGCCTACTGGTTTGAATTCATTAAAAAGTGGCTGTGGATTTTGGTACGATTCGTCCTGATATTTGGCATTTCATTCGTTATTCTGTATCCCATTTTATTGAAGATATCGATTTCATTTAAAAGTATGTCCGATCTGTATGACCCGACAGTAATCTGGATCCCCCGCGAATTCACGCTGGATAACTTTAAATTGGTATTCACGGCAATGAACTACCCCAGTGTGCTGATGAATACCTTATGGTTGTCGACTGCTGTTATGCTGCTTCAGACGATAACGTGTGTACTCGCAGGCTATGGGTTCGCAAGGATCAGGTTCAGAGGAAGTGGTCTGTTGTTTGCCGCGGTTATCTTTACCATTTTGGTTCCTTCACAGACAATCATGATTCCGCTCTATCTGAATTTTAAAAATTTTGATGTGCTTGGTTTGATTGAACTGTTTCGAGGCAGTCCTGCGAATCTGATTAATACGTACTGGCCGTTCCTGATCTCTGCATTATTGGGCATGGGTGTGAAAACAGGTCTGTACGTATACATTTTCCGCCAATTCTTCAGGGGCATTCCGCGTGAGATTGAAGAAGCGGCATACGTTGATGGTGCAGGCTATTTCAAGACGTTTGGACGCATTATTTTACCAAATGCAATACCCTCCATGGTCACTGTAATGCTGTTTTCGTTTGTATGGCAATGGAATGATTCGTTCTTCACCAATATGTACCTAAACGAGCCCAAGGTTATGTCGTCGATGATGTCTTCCTCTGGATATACGATCGCAACGTACCTGACCGGTGGTGGGCAAGCCGCAGAATCGTACACGCAAGACCCATTTTTCATGTCCATGATGATGAATACAAGTGTGCTAATGGCTATTCTGCCACTTCTGATCAACTATCTGTTCGTTCAGCGACATTTCGTAGAGAGTGTGGAACGTTCCGGACTTGTAGGCTAG
- a CDS encoding amino acid ABC transporter permease — protein MGATFEFSYIIDYFIKLLPTISTTLLIVVSAMVLGLVISSIAALPQMYNIPVLNRLSKLYVSFFRGTPILIQLFLFYYGFPEILKLFGVNTDRVPALYFVILTYALNSGAFMVEMIRASVASVDRGQVEAAYAIGMSGPQAFFRIVLPQAIVTALPIFSNMVIGSLKDTSLAFSVGVMEMTGKSSTLATMSRHFIEAYISLALIYFVLSFVLERLFRVLERRVQKRGFAPI, from the coding sequence ATGGGCGCAACATTTGAGTTCAGCTATATCATTGACTATTTTATAAAGCTTCTACCGACCATCAGCACTACGCTTCTGATTGTAGTTAGTGCGATGGTACTGGGACTTGTCATTAGTTCTATCGCAGCACTGCCTCAAATGTATAACATCCCAGTGCTGAATCGGTTATCGAAACTGTATGTATCCTTTTTTCGTGGTACGCCGATCTTAATTCAGTTGTTTTTATTCTATTATGGATTTCCAGAAATATTGAAGTTGTTTGGTGTAAATACAGATCGTGTACCAGCCCTGTATTTTGTTATTTTGACATACGCGCTGAACAGCGGGGCATTTATGGTGGAGATGATTCGGGCTTCCGTTGCTTCTGTTGATCGTGGTCAGGTAGAGGCTGCTTATGCAATTGGTATGTCGGGGCCGCAAGCGTTTTTCCGCATTGTATTGCCACAGGCGATCGTTACGGCATTGCCGATCTTCTCCAATATGGTCATTGGCAGCTTGAAGGATACTTCGCTTGCTTTTAGCGTGGGTGTTATGGAGATGACAGGAAAATCTTCTACGCTGGCGACGATGTCCCGGCATTTTATAGAAGCGTACATTTCACTGGCTCTCATTTATTTCGTCCTAAGTTTTGTGCTAGAACGACTGTTCCGTGTACTTGAGCGGAGAGTGCAGAAAAGGGGGTTTGCTCCGATATGA
- a CDS encoding DUF5696 domain-containing protein, with translation MSKSRTTFAITIMIGSLLMTQHVNYAESVYERAVTTTVDSEQPHRSTVAETEETEASPEQKTTESIQADADPSITKELANQAASHNVITVPDGMEAIAENEELILYLQPETTEIATLDKQHGEIWFSNPQDREQDAIATGYNKSQLNVQLELTYYDNAGNALKYDNYTHSVQSGQFEIEKVEDGVNIVYTLGEVKSDIEAIPKYISEERFRTLILEKLEEKDQKELEKRFRYDEQNKRYERRDSSLKGVGLSKVTRILESIGYDEVQIAIDKEAYGEGESGLENVVVPVHYRLEDGRLRVSIPEGGIQYPDSMKIQSLSLLPFFGASGPSEEGYSLVPDGSGSLIYFNNQKTYASPYSTTLYGGDHAVNQLTQIQKEQKARIPVYGMSYGDKGYLAIIDKGDAVASVEADISGRLNQYNTVHSSFTLSSMEEVTLTNGWRSSTVKRFQAQPFHNEMAVVFEFLGADNASYSGMASTYRDYLVEHKQLTRLADDTALPFYVELIGGIPKKKFFLGIPYNAYEPLTTFEEAQEILKEMQSYGVSDIQLRYSGWFNGGIHHDMPQSIDVDKKLGGAQGLQSMQAYTEQNGFGFYPDVSFLEVYPEAKAFKKSYASRQVTGKLAQLFPYRISTFTRDEEASPGYVVSPQAVPGIVDGFMQDYTRLGLSGLSLRDLGDQLNSDFNRTNVVNREQAKKVVVEQLEQLHHSDASLLVEGGNVYASAYTRHVVDAPMSNSGFNLTDEAVPFFQLVYHGYIQYAGKAWNMADDQDSLVQMLRAIETGSAPYYTWFYADPSAIKMTGFDELYSADYRRWIQESAERYEQISDVLNDVQNQTIVNHEKLSDGVYQTTFEKGKTVMVNYNDVAANINGVSVAAKSYRVGGGDIPE, from the coding sequence GTGAGCAAAAGTCGTACTACGTTTGCCATAACCATCATGATCGGCAGCTTGTTAATGACTCAACATGTCAACTATGCAGAGTCGGTTTATGAACGAGCGGTGACCACAACAGTTGATTCTGAACAACCTCATCGTAGCACTGTTGCCGAAACAGAAGAAACAGAAGCATCACCAGAGCAAAAGACGACAGAGTCTATTCAGGCTGACGCAGATCCATCCATAACCAAAGAGCTGGCAAATCAAGCTGCAAGCCACAACGTAATAACTGTTCCTGATGGTATGGAGGCTATCGCCGAAAACGAAGAGCTGATTCTATATCTTCAGCCGGAAACGACAGAGATTGCGACGCTCGATAAGCAGCATGGTGAGATATGGTTTTCCAATCCGCAGGATCGGGAACAGGATGCCATCGCAACCGGATATAACAAGTCCCAGCTGAATGTACAGCTCGAATTGACGTATTACGATAACGCCGGCAACGCGCTCAAATACGACAATTATACACATAGTGTTCAGAGTGGTCAGTTTGAGATCGAAAAAGTCGAAGACGGCGTTAATATCGTGTATACGCTGGGTGAAGTCAAGAGCGATATTGAAGCTATTCCCAAATATATTAGCGAGGAACGCTTCAGGACTCTAATCCTCGAGAAACTGGAGGAAAAGGATCAGAAAGAGTTAGAGAAGCGCTTTCGTTACGATGAGCAGAACAAGCGTTACGAAAGACGGGATTCATCTCTGAAAGGTGTTGGTTTGTCCAAAGTAACCCGAATTCTGGAATCCATTGGCTATGATGAGGTACAGATCGCGATTGACAAGGAAGCCTACGGTGAGGGAGAGAGCGGGCTTGAGAATGTCGTCGTGCCAGTGCACTATCGACTCGAAGATGGACGGCTGAGAGTATCGATCCCTGAGGGCGGTATCCAGTATCCGGATTCCATGAAGATTCAATCCTTGTCACTGCTACCTTTTTTCGGTGCCAGCGGGCCTTCAGAAGAAGGATACAGTCTGGTGCCGGACGGATCAGGATCACTGATTTATTTTAATAACCAAAAGACGTATGCATCACCGTATAGCACCACCCTGTATGGTGGGGATCATGCTGTTAATCAACTCACCCAGATTCAGAAGGAACAGAAGGCTAGAATTCCTGTGTATGGCATGAGTTACGGAGACAAAGGGTATTTAGCCATCATTGATAAAGGCGATGCGGTCGCATCCGTTGAGGCAGATATCAGTGGTAGATTGAATCAATACAATACGGTGCATTCAAGCTTTACGCTGAGCAGTATGGAGGAAGTTACGCTCACCAATGGATGGCGTTCCAGCACGGTCAAACGGTTTCAGGCACAGCCTTTCCATAATGAGATGGCGGTTGTCTTTGAATTTCTGGGTGCGGACAATGCGAGCTATTCAGGTATGGCTTCAACGTATCGGGATTATCTGGTTGAGCATAAGCAGCTGACGCGTTTGGCTGATGACACAGCACTGCCGTTTTACGTAGAACTCATTGGCGGTATTCCGAAGAAAAAGTTCTTTCTGGGCATACCCTACAATGCCTATGAGCCGTTGACAACCTTTGAGGAAGCACAGGAAATCCTGAAGGAGATGCAGAGCTACGGTGTGAGCGACATTCAGCTTCGTTACTCGGGGTGGTTTAACGGAGGAATCCATCATGACATGCCTCAGTCAATTGATGTTGATAAGAAGCTGGGAGGTGCTCAGGGTTTGCAAAGCATGCAGGCCTACACGGAGCAGAATGGCTTCGGATTTTACCCGGATGTGTCTTTTCTGGAGGTGTATCCAGAAGCTAAAGCGTTCAAGAAATCATATGCTTCACGTCAAGTTACAGGCAAGCTTGCTCAGTTGTTCCCATACCGGATCTCTACATTTACGCGGGATGAAGAGGCTTCACCAGGATATGTCGTCAGCCCGCAAGCCGTACCTGGCATTGTGGATGGATTTATGCAAGACTACACCCGGTTGGGACTTTCGGGACTGTCCCTTCGAGATTTAGGCGATCAGTTGAACTCCGATTTCAATCGTACAAATGTGGTGAATCGCGAGCAGGCGAAGAAGGTTGTAGTCGAACAGCTTGAGCAGCTGCATCATTCCGATGCGTCACTTCTTGTGGAAGGTGGCAATGTGTATGCAAGTGCCTACACCCGGCATGTTGTCGATGCACCTATGAGTAACAGCGGCTTTAACCTAACCGACGAAGCCGTTCCCTTTTTCCAGCTGGTATATCACGGCTACATCCAATATGCGGGAAAAGCATGGAATATGGCTGACGATCAGGACTCTCTTGTACAGATGCTGCGAGCGATTGAAACGGGATCAGCACCTTACTACACATGGTTCTATGCGGATCCATCTGCCATTAAGATGACTGGATTCGACGAGTTGTATTCAGCAGATTATCGGCGCTGGATTCAGGAATCAGCCGAGCGGTACGAGCAGATTAGCGATGTCCTGAACGACGTGCAGAATCAAACCATTGTGAACCATGAGAAGCTGAGCGATGGTGTCTATCAGACGACTTTTGAAAAAGGAAAAACGGTCATGGTCAATTACAACGATGTTGCTGCGAACATTAACGGCGTAAGTGTGGCAGCGAAGAGTTACCGTGTAGGAGGAGGTGACATTCCGGAATGA
- a CDS encoding amino acid ABC transporter permease, which produces MSFDLSFVWTAFVELLGVIPITLAITVVSVVFGFLIGTAVALVRQFRIPVLSQLAAAYVTFVRGTPMITHLLLIYFGVPMLLDSVSESLGLGFNSASIPLIGFAYLAFSITAGAYASEIVRSGLLSVDRGQIEAAYSLGMTATKALRRIVLPQAFAASLPNISNMLIGMLHGSTLAFAVSVVEINAKAQIVASTNWKFFEAYVAAALIFWGLTIGIERLSALAEKRFRAYSRGGVS; this is translated from the coding sequence ATGAGCTTTGATCTCTCTTTTGTGTGGACCGCCTTTGTGGAGCTTCTCGGCGTAATCCCAATTACGCTAGCGATTACGGTTGTATCGGTTGTTTTCGGTTTCCTAATCGGCACAGCCGTTGCACTTGTTCGTCAATTTCGAATTCCTGTGCTAAGTCAACTGGCGGCTGCCTACGTTACATTTGTTCGCGGCACACCGATGATTACCCACCTGTTACTGATTTACTTTGGTGTTCCCATGCTGCTAGATAGTGTGTCGGAATCGCTCGGGCTTGGGTTTAATTCGGCCTCTATTCCGTTGATCGGATTTGCTTATCTGGCATTTTCAATTACGGCTGGAGCTTATGCATCCGAGATTGTCAGATCAGGTTTGCTTTCGGTTGATCGCGGGCAGATTGAGGCCGCTTATTCTCTAGGTATGACTGCGACGAAAGCCTTGCGCAGAATTGTGTTGCCGCAGGCTTTTGCAGCGAGTCTACCCAACATTTCGAACATGCTGATCGGTATGTTGCATGGTTCAACGTTGGCATTTGCCGTATCGGTGGTCGAGATTAATGCCAAGGCACAGATTGTTGCATCAACGAATTGGAAGTTTTTTGAGGCATATGTGGCAGCTGCTCTTATTTTCTGGGGTCTGACCATTGGGATTGAAAGACTGAGCGCGCTGGCAGAGAAGCGGTTCAGAGCGTACAGTCGGGGAGGCGTGTCATGA
- a CDS encoding carbohydrate ABC transporter permease, with the protein MKLKKLSLEQKNRYYGLYFILPWFIGFLFLFMVPLISSFRYSLSNLQVSNEGFTLEFIGLANFREALLSHESYVRMLTESVLNIVVNTPLIIIFSLFFAVILNQKFHGRVLARAIFFLPVILASGIIASIENGDLMQSVVRNANDMTGGGLSVLKNLDLTIMLLESGMSPILVEYLTGAVSRIYEIVSQSGVQILIFLAGLQSISPSLYEAAKIEGSTGYEAFWKITFPMLSPLILTNLVYTIVDSFISDQTSRLVVDTAFKSFNFGLSAAMSWIYFAVIALILWVTTALVSRKVFYQN; encoded by the coding sequence ATGAAACTCAAAAAGTTATCTCTTGAACAAAAAAACAGATATTACGGTTTGTATTTCATTCTGCCCTGGTTCATCGGTTTCCTATTTCTGTTCATGGTGCCGTTAATCTCATCGTTCCGATACAGTCTGAGTAATCTTCAGGTGTCTAATGAAGGGTTCACCCTAGAGTTTATCGGTTTGGCTAATTTCCGTGAGGCTCTGTTATCCCATGAATCCTATGTACGAATGTTGACGGAATCGGTTCTGAATATTGTGGTAAATACACCACTGATTATTATTTTCAGCCTGTTTTTTGCCGTCATTCTGAATCAGAAGTTTCACGGACGGGTTTTGGCAAGAGCGATCTTTTTTCTGCCAGTCATTCTGGCCTCAGGCATCATTGCCAGTATTGAAAACGGGGACTTGATGCAATCCGTTGTACGCAATGCCAATGATATGACCGGTGGTGGACTGTCCGTCTTAAAAAACCTAGATCTGACGATTATGCTGCTTGAATCCGGCATGAGTCCGATTCTAGTTGAATATTTGACAGGTGCGGTAAGTCGTATTTATGAGATTGTCAGTCAGTCCGGAGTACAAATTCTGATTTTCCTTGCAGGCTTGCAGTCGATCTCACCTTCACTGTATGAAGCCGCCAAGATCGAAGGATCGACGGGATATGAAGCCTTTTGGAAGATTACTTTCCCTATGCTGAGTCCATTGATTCTGACCAATCTGGTCTACACGATCGTGGACAGCTTCATCAGTGACCAAACCAGTCGACTTGTGGTGGATACGGCCTTCAAGAGCTTTAATTTTGGGCTCAGTGCGGCGATGTCCTGGATATATTTTGCCGTTATTGCACTGATCTTGTGGGTAACGACTGCCCTTGTGTCTCGCAAGGTCTTTTATCAGAATTAG
- a CDS encoding NHL repeat-containing protein — MKVRSWLIVLAASLLISGFGHNVSYGAPYEGYTYNYWGNSVKSPIAFLPSRVITGNDAGTGAWQSPLDLYAAHNGLLYVLDSGNGRIIVLNDKWETMRVIQHFEHEGKEDSFLNPEGLFVTESGQIYVADTENRRVVELNPDGTFVRAIGAPESDVISDTFEYFPRKVIVDKAGRIYVVGRGVYEGLIEFDSDGRFTGFMGTNRVQFDPVDLFWKSVSTKEQREKMIRFIPLEFNNADIDEGGFIYTTTADKNTASAVKKLNPSGIDVLRVNGEFAPVGDLSINRSSFIDIQVSSNGVYRALDSTRGRVFTYNEDGNLLYVIGQLGNQKGTFKNPVAIESYGDAIYVLDRDLGQITQFKPTTFGGLVNEANRLYSSGKHSEAATLWQEVLRLDANYEMAYVGIGKSMLREGKYKEAMTHLKLGNDREYYSRALAKYRREYMREYFGIYMTVAIGVLVSLILWRRIARSRNERGARDVAN, encoded by the coding sequence ATGAAAGTAAGATCATGGCTAATCGTTCTGGCAGCTTCCCTGCTGATCTCCGGATTCGGACATAACGTGTCTTATGGGGCACCGTATGAGGGATATACCTACAATTACTGGGGTAATTCGGTCAAGTCTCCGATTGCTTTTCTCCCCTCCAGAGTGATCACGGGTAACGACGCCGGAACGGGAGCATGGCAGTCTCCACTGGATTTGTATGCTGCACATAATGGCTTGCTCTATGTCCTGGATTCAGGCAATGGACGAATTATTGTACTCAACGATAAATGGGAAACGATGCGAGTCATCCAACATTTTGAGCATGAAGGCAAAGAGGATAGCTTTCTGAATCCTGAAGGGCTGTTCGTTACGGAGTCAGGTCAGATTTACGTTGCCGACACCGAAAACAGGCGAGTCGTGGAGCTGAATCCTGACGGTACGTTCGTTCGTGCCATTGGTGCGCCGGAGTCGGATGTGATCAGTGATACATTTGAGTATTTTCCCAGGAAAGTGATCGTTGACAAGGCTGGGCGCATCTATGTTGTCGGTCGGGGTGTCTATGAAGGGTTGATCGAATTCGATAGTGACGGGCGCTTTACGGGGTTTATGGGCACGAATCGTGTGCAGTTTGATCCGGTTGATCTATTCTGGAAAAGCGTGTCCACCAAGGAACAGCGGGAAAAGATGATTCGTTTTATTCCACTGGAGTTCAATAACGCAGATATTGATGAAGGCGGTTTCATCTATACAACGACGGCGGACAAAAACACAGCTTCGGCGGTAAAAAAACTGAATCCCTCCGGCATTGATGTACTTCGGGTCAACGGGGAATTTGCCCCGGTGGGGGACTTGAGTATCAATCGCTCCTCCTTCATTGATATTCAGGTGTCCAGCAATGGGGTATACCGTGCTCTCGATTCTACGAGAGGGCGTGTGTTCACGTACAACGAGGATGGCAACTTACTGTATGTGATTGGTCAGCTAGGTAATCAGAAAGGCACATTCAAAAATCCGGTAGCCATTGAAAGCTATGGCGACGCCATCTATGTGCTGGATCGTGATCTCGGCCAGATCACCCAATTTAAGCCGACGACATTTGGAGGCCTGGTGAACGAGGCCAATCGTTTGTACAGCTCAGGCAAGCATTCGGAAGCTGCAACGTTGTGGCAAGAGGTGCTGCGACTTGACGCCAACTATGAAATGGCCTATGTAGGCATCGGCAAATCAATGCTGAGAGAAGGGAAGTACAAGGAAGCGATGACCCACCTGAAGCTTGGCAATGATCGCGAATATTACTCCAGAGCTCTGGCGAAATATCGGAGAGAATACATGCGGGAATATTTCGGAATCTACATGACGGTGGCGATCGGAGTGCTTGTTAGCCTAATCCTCTGGCGCCGAATCGCTAGATCGAGGAATGAGAGGGGAGCCCGAGATGTCGCTAATTAA
- a CDS encoding Yip1 family protein codes for MSLIKEIKYSLHVTVRPFDGYWDLKYENKGRLRVALLVLLGVTVTMILKRQYAGYVVNDNYPLSLNSINELKYIILPFLLWCISNWSLTTLMDGEGKFRDILIATGYAMLPLILINIPNILLSNVITLRESSFYYLFDSIGVIWFVWLLFIGTKTVHQYSVIKTISTMLLTLVVMGIVIFLGLLFFSLIQQIISFVYTLYQEVALRK; via the coding sequence ATGTCGCTAATTAAGGAAATCAAATACTCTCTACATGTCACTGTACGTCCATTCGACGGATACTGGGATCTGAAGTATGAAAATAAAGGCAGGCTGCGTGTGGCGCTATTAGTGCTGCTCGGTGTTACCGTAACGATGATTCTGAAACGTCAGTACGCCGGATATGTCGTGAATGACAACTATCCACTCTCTCTGAACAGTATCAATGAGTTGAAGTACATCATTCTTCCCTTCTTGCTCTGGTGTATCTCCAATTGGTCTCTGACCACGCTGATGGACGGAGAAGGCAAGTTCAGGGATATTCTGATTGCGACGGGATATGCCATGCTCCCGCTTATTCTCATCAACATTCCCAATATATTACTGAGTAATGTGATTACACTGCGTGAATCTTCTTTCTATTATTTATTTGACTCAATAGGGGTCATTTGGTTTGTCTGGCTGCTTTTTATAGGAACCAAAACGGTACATCAGTATTCCGTGATCAAAACGATTAGCACGATGCTGCTCACCCTGGTTGTTATGGGGATTGTTATCTTTCTGGGTCTGCTTTTCTTTAGCTTGATTCAACAGATTATCAGTTTTGTGTACACCCTCTATCAAGAGGTCGCGCTGCGCAAATAG